In Synechococcus sp. RS9909, one genomic interval encodes:
- a CDS encoding alpha-ketoglutarate-dependent dioxygenase AlkB, protein MGKVRWIHCRMMTRPWHWYGGWLPEPDCRHWQALLSERLLWQQPVVRVYGREHPVPRLTLFLADPGLAYRYSGVVHRGEGWPDWFRPLLERVRTAAKTPFNGCLLNLYRHGNDRMGWHADDEPEIVADQAIASLSLGASRTFQFRHRQTRERHDLELGDGDLLVMAAGCQQAWLHAVPVRKKVSTARINLTFRVFRPPAGLTPLMAARSAGSTTRAAR, encoded by the coding sequence ATGGGCAAGGTCCGCTGGATCCATTGCCGCATGATGACGCGTCCCTGGCACTGGTATGGGGGCTGGTTACCGGAACCCGACTGTCGGCACTGGCAGGCCCTTCTCTCGGAGCGGTTGCTGTGGCAGCAACCGGTGGTGCGGGTCTACGGGCGGGAGCATCCGGTGCCCCGTCTCACCCTCTTTCTGGCCGATCCGGGGCTCGCCTACCGCTACAGCGGCGTGGTCCATCGCGGCGAGGGTTGGCCCGACTGGTTCCGGCCCCTGCTCGAGCGGGTCCGGACGGCAGCAAAGACGCCGTTCAACGGCTGTCTGCTCAATCTTTATCGGCATGGAAACGACCGCATGGGGTGGCATGCCGACGACGAGCCGGAGATCGTCGCCGATCAGGCGATTGCGTCCCTCTCGCTCGGTGCCAGCCGCACCTTTCAGTTCCGTCACCGGCAGACCCGGGAACGGCACGACCTTGAGCTTGGCGATGGTGATCTGCTCGTGATGGCAGCGGGCTGTCAACAGGCCTGGCTGCACGCCGTGCCCGTGCGCAAAAAGGTGAGCACGGCGCGCATCAATCTCACCTTCCGCGTCTTCCGCCCGCCAGCAGGCCTCACCCCTCTCATGGCAGCCCGTTCTGCAGGATCCACCACCAGAGCGGCACGGTGA
- a CDS encoding bifunctional aminoglycoside phosphotransferase/ATP-binding protein, with the protein MVADSSDGQPPLIAALLRPEAYPHPVEAVQLVETHISWVLLTGRWAYKIKKPIDLGFVQASCLSQRQHFCREELRLNRRLAPDLYCAVVSVLGPAERARIALVEGAEGLIEPAVRMRQFPARSLLSRCLADGVPRSSFEQLAEDLARFHHRAEAAPVGGRFGNVEAVVEPVETNLRVLEEEVSPATSRHLLARHRAWVASEASRLGPRFRERLRDGAIRECHGDLHCGNVHRRDDGSLEVFDAIDFNPGLRWIDPISEMAFLAMDLQVLGEPAAAACLLNRWLECSGDYAGMDLWRWYSAYRAMVRAKVTALRQRQAPNPANQEELERYLARAAAMESAPGGGLVLMHGLSGSGKSFCSEQLVASLPALRLRSDLERARAFGRLPGQEGWRHDADPYSPEVNAWLFGQHLPALTQRLLSSGFHVIVDATFLRQRERQQMLRLASRLQRPACIVACHCSDATAAQRLIRRQQQGRDPSEADLAIRQRQQRWLEPLVDSERSRCLPFDEGDDPVALAVQLRQRLTAEAA; encoded by the coding sequence ATGGTGGCTGACTCCTCCGATGGGCAGCCGCCCCTGATTGCGGCCCTGCTCCGGCCTGAGGCCTACCCCCATCCGGTGGAGGCGGTGCAGCTGGTGGAAACCCACATCTCCTGGGTTCTGCTCACCGGTCGCTGGGCCTACAAGATCAAAAAACCGATCGATCTTGGCTTTGTGCAGGCCAGCTGCCTCAGCCAGCGGCAGCATTTCTGCCGCGAGGAGCTGCGTTTGAATCGCCGCCTCGCCCCCGATCTCTACTGCGCCGTGGTGTCTGTGCTCGGCCCTGCGGAGCGGGCTCGGATCGCCCTGGTCGAGGGGGCGGAGGGATTGATCGAACCGGCGGTGCGGATGCGTCAGTTTCCGGCCCGATCCCTGCTCAGTCGCTGCCTGGCCGATGGGGTGCCGCGCAGCAGCTTTGAGCAGCTGGCCGAGGATCTGGCCCGCTTCCATCACCGGGCCGAGGCGGCGCCGGTCGGTGGCCGCTTCGGCAACGTCGAGGCGGTGGTCGAACCGGTTGAGACCAACCTGCGGGTGCTGGAGGAGGAGGTGAGCCCAGCCACCAGCCGCCATCTCCTCGCCCGCCATCGCGCCTGGGTGGCCTCCGAGGCCAGCCGCCTCGGGCCCCGGTTCCGGGAACGGCTCCGCGACGGTGCCATCCGGGAATGCCACGGCGATCTGCACTGCGGCAATGTGCATCGCCGCGACGACGGCAGCCTGGAGGTGTTCGATGCCATCGATTTCAACCCGGGCCTGCGTTGGATTGATCCGATCAGTGAGATGGCCTTTCTGGCCATGGATCTGCAGGTGCTCGGTGAGCCAGCGGCGGCGGCGTGTCTGCTCAATCGCTGGTTGGAGTGCAGCGGCGACTACGCCGGGATGGACCTGTGGCGTTGGTATTCGGCCTATCGGGCGATGGTGCGCGCCAAGGTGACAGCGTTGCGGCAGCGCCAGGCCCCGAATCCGGCCAACCAGGAGGAACTGGAGCGCTACCTCGCCCGCGCCGCCGCCATGGAGTCAGCGCCTGGGGGTGGGCTGGTGTTGATGCATGGGCTCAGTGGCAGCGGCAAGTCCTTTTGCAGTGAGCAGCTCGTGGCCTCCCTGCCGGCCCTGCGTCTGCGCTCGGATCTGGAGCGGGCTCGTGCCTTCGGTCGTCTGCCGGGGCAGGAGGGTTGGCGCCACGATGCCGATCCCTACAGCCCGGAAGTGAATGCCTGGCTGTTCGGTCAGCATCTGCCCGCTCTGACGCAGCGACTGCTGAGCAGCGGCTTCCATGTGATCGTGGATGCCACGTTCCTGCGTCAGCGGGAACGGCAGCAGATGTTGCGCCTGGCCTCGCGCTTGCAGCGACCCGCCTGCATCGTGGCCTGCCACTGCAGCGACGCCACCGCCGCCCAGCGGCTGATCCGCCGGCAGCAGCAGGGAAGGGATCCTTCCGAAGCCGACCTGGCGATTCGTCAGCGGCAGCAGCGATGGCTGGAGCCCCTGGTGGACAGCGAACGGAGCCGCTGCCTGCCGTTCGATGAAGGAGATGATCCGGTGGCCCTGGCGGTACAGCTGCGGCAACGCTTGACTGCTGAAGCTGCGTAA